One stretch of Oncorhynchus masou masou isolate Uvic2021 chromosome 9, UVic_Omas_1.1, whole genome shotgun sequence DNA includes these proteins:
- the LOC135545557 gene encoding ankyrin repeat and KH domain-containing protein 1-like isoform X10, with translation MQDAVTGTRMLTDAFEDEIDSVTPRTPAVGMGVGATPGVGLRGIGIGVGGKKVRLFGEPGGPTTDRLDFKLAAAAVLSSGPGSNSDEDEVSEVESFILDQEDLENPIMKTASELLLSSATDGVDLRTVDPETQARLEALLEAAGIGKLSTADGKAFADPEVLRRLTSSVSCALDEAAAALTRMRAENTLNAGQADNLVIFSRSLAEACSDGDVNAVRKLLDEGRSVNEHTEEGESLLCLACSAGYYELAQVLLAMHANVEDRGIKGDITPLMAAASGGYVDIVKLLLVHGADANAQSSTGNTALTYACAGGFVDVVKVLLKEGANIEDHNENGHTPLMEGASAGHVEVARVLLEYGAGINTHSNEFKESALTLACYKGHLDMVRFLLEAGADQEHKTDEMHTALMEACMSQDGHVEVARLLLDSGAQVNMPADSFESPLTLAACGGHVDLAALLIERGANLEEVNDEGYTPLMEAAREGHEEMVALLLAQGANINAQTEETQETALTLSCCGGFLEVADFLIKAGADIELGCSTPLMEAAQEGHLELVKYLLTAGANVHATTATGDTALTYACENGHTDVADVLLQTGADLEHESEGGRTPLMKAARAGHLCTVQFLISKGANVNRATANKDHTVVSLACAGGHLAVVELLLTHGADPTHRLKDGSTMLIEAAKGGHTNVVSYLLDFPNNILSVPAPDLCQLTPPSQDPSQVPRVPFQALAMVVPPQEPDRAPSNITTPPPPVASKGSSKQRHAATPSSPCSPGGVRPGPGPGDAEALPPFHLCQPLECIVEETEGKLNELGQRISAIEKAQLQSLELIQGEPLTKDKIEELKKSREEQVQKKKKILKELQKVERQLQLKTQQQFTKEYMEAKGLKEEQEAGQGPGPGPGEGANTTMPGVLTATPGVNTRTQPGSDTGSDEENREEEEEEEEEEDDEEDDEDEEDDDDDDDDDEVEDYAKLPQVDTILYRDGQQPPLPPSPSPHPLCSPHSHLHPPPPPLQTAFVPIQPLPEYSPCPADYPCPGSTSPELQRVLVGQQMLGQGQGLGSGMVGQQAPDGLMVASPAQTLTDTLDDIMAAVGSRVPMLNTTTSPTPLSDPLSQTPSNMGSPPSPLPLYPSVDIDAHTESNHDTALTLACAGGHEELVSVLIARGANIEHRDKKGFTPLILAATAGHVGVVELLLDKGGDIEAQSERTKDTPLSLACSGGRQEVVELLLLRGANKEHRNVSDYTPLSLAASGGYVNIIKILLNAGSEINSRTGSKLGISPLMLAAMNGHVPAVKLLLDMGSDINAQIETNRNTALTLACFQGRAEVVSLLLDRKANVEHRAKTGLTPLMEAASGGYAEVGRVLLDKGADVNAPPVPSSRDTALTIAADKGHYKFCELLINRGAHIDVRNKKGNTPLWLAANGGHFDVVQLLVQAGADVDAADNRKITPLMAAFRKGHVKVVQYLVKEVNQFPSDIECMRYIATIADKELLKKCHQCMETIVKAKDQQAAEANKNASILLKELDLEKSREESKKQALAAKREKRKEKRKKKKEEQKKKQEEEEEEEEEQEQKTNKEEGEEDYEMQKQDDSAEEVDPPIDPPSATTTTTIGIPATSPSFSSVFGKRASVATTTSTNRKSKKNKTKDSSPSEPIIRQDPQVVLAQHKANKIHGDLRGGAGGAGGTSDSDPLDSTDCASESSSSGGKSQELNFLPDLSSSSSSSSSSSSSGPSHSLQPGPEKRHCHTLHPVTVSISKPTQKAADMSELTPSSSVPSQFKTMSLPVTSSNSKSLTSPKRGQKREEGWKEVVRRSKKLSVPASVVSRIMGRGGCNITAIQDVTGAHIDVDKQKDKNGERMITIRGGTESTRHAVQLINSLIQDPAKELEDLIPRNHIRAPGSKTTSAPFPTPTGANLNLTIGAKALGSLVTSSGVSFQSSSSQTGGKMGKGLSGVRQPFPVSLPLAYAHPQLALLAAQTMHQIRLPRLPMAQFGGTFSPAASTWGPFPVRPLSPSSANSSPKHNGGSSGNNQTRSNLSSHNEHNNTSSTGSSVSSPSASNSQTTTTTGSPHTPNHPHGAQAQPSAPTPSSVRKQLFTSDPKHTGINSVSMVTATTVSSHSVRGTVSPAHQHTGLMATYAPNTPHPQVAPISQPPKSPPSAPTAPPGKEKLTPSLSQEGQHVSVNNVVSSGGFTAPAMAAPSKPEPRQQQQQPPPPLTSTTSSDPPPPLQSSSHLPPSSSAPSHKHPNSTVPHFSAPAPRISHRMQPPTGPYYQHPNQQQQQPFLPHNTQQQHEHPKQKLPQPPSMPPQPQSSMGLMNGSPMQQQVHGGAKPQQMPPNFGPAALFNHFSSMFDNNNQVGNNQVWGACHLPARSPPEQQYSAPPAYMGQMEGMMAPPPDSSKAPGYRSASQRMVNSPIALTSYATSMSGSPVYLHGPAAVGTPSFSRQHFSPHPWSAATSGESQAVPPPSTVPSSGPVAPPPHQAKQGSSQQDRKVPPPIGTERLARIRQTTVNPPLLQTSYTAPVGQGGIWSFGVGSASEAMSGWSQPLMGSHVIHPGLQADHTFSQYQPMEQDDTGISNPANYHQQHINHPNNYMDFPKGMAMSMYGGTMLPPNPPMGEGPGGAMFNGLHAADPAWSPIIKVVPNNADNTDPQQVWPGTWPPHVHLNHVN, from the exons GCATTGGTAAACTGTCAACTGCGGATGGTAAAGCGTTTGCAGATCCCGAGGTGCTGCGGAGGCTGACGTCCTCAGTGAGCTGTGCCCTGGACGAGGCGGCTGCTGCCCTGACGCGCATGAGAGCAGAGAACACACTCAACGCTGGCCAGGCCGACAA TCTGGTTATTTTCAGCCGTAGTCTAGCAGAGGCGTGTTCGGACGGAGACGTGAACGCCGTGAGGAAGCTGCTAGACGAGGGGCGGAGCGTCAACGAACACactgaggaaggagagagtcTTCTCTGCCTTGCCTGCTCTGCTGGATACTATGAACTCGCacag GTGCTGCTCGCCATGCATGCCAACGTGGAGGACCGGGGGATTAAAGGTGACATCACTCCCCTGATGGCGGCGGCGAGCGGCGGTTACGTGGACATCGTCAAGCTGCTCCTGGTCCACGGGGCTGACGCCAACGCACAGTCCTCTACCG gtaACACAGCCCTGACGTATGCGTGTGCTGGGGGGTTTGTGGATGTGGTGAAGGTTCTCCTGAAGGAGGGGGCCAACATCGAGGACCACAATGAGAACGGACACACCCCTCTAATGGAGGGGGCAAGCGCGGGCCACGTGGAGGTGGCCAGGGTTCTGCTGGAGTACGGCGCCGGGATCAACACACACTCCAACGAGTTCAAGGAGAGCGCCCTCACACTCGCCTGCTACAAAG gtcATCTGGACATGGTGAGGTTTCTGCTGGAAGCCGGGGCAGATCAGGAGCATAAGACAGATGAGATGCACACAGCGCTGATGGAAGCCTGCA tGTCCCAGGATGGGCATGTGGAGGTGGCACGGCTGCTGTTGGACAGCGGGGCGCAGGTCAACATGCCAGCTGACTCCTTCGAGTCGCCCCTCACCCTGGCAGCCTGCGGCGGGCATGTGGATCTAGCAGCTCTGCTCATAGAGAGAGGGGCCAACCTAGAGGAG GTGAATGATGAAGGTTACACTCCTCTGATGGAGGCAGCCAGAGAAGGTCATGAAGAGATGGTGGCCCTGCTACTGGCTCAGG gTGCGAACATCAACGCCCAGACGGAGGAGACCCAGGAAACAGCCCTGACGCTGTCCTGCTGTGGAGGGTTCCTGGAGGTGGCCGACTTCCTCATCAAGGCCGGGGCCGACATCGAGCTGGGCTGCTCCACGCCTCTCATGGAGGCTGCACAGGAGGGTCACCTGGAGCTGGTCAAATACCTCCTGACTGCAG GGGCAAACGTGCACGCTACGACGGCGACAGGAGACACAGCGCTGACGTACGCGTGTGAGAACGGACACACTGATGTGGCCGACGTTCTACTGCAGACTGGAGCTGATCTG GAGCATGAGTCCGAGGGGGGGAGGACACCCCTGATGAAGGCAGCCAGAGCAGGACACCTCTGCACCGTGCAGTTCCTCATCAGCAAGG GTGCTAATGTGAACAGAGCGACGGCTAACAAGGACCACACGGTGGTGTCTCTGGCCTGCGCTGGAGGACACCTGGCTGTGGTAGAGCTGCTGCTGACGCACGGAGCTGACCCCACACACAGACTGAAg GACGGCTCGACAATGCTGATTGAAGCTGCTAAGGGAGGTCACACCAACGTGGTGTCCTATCTGCTAGACTTCCCTAACAACATCCTGTCTGTCCCCGCGCCCGACCTCTGCCAACTCACACCCCCCTCACAAGACCCCTCTCAG GTTCCTCGTGTCCCATTCCAAGCCCTGGCCATGGTGGTGCCCCCCCAGGAGCCAGACAGAGCCCCTTCCAACATCACCACACCCCCGCCACCTGTCGCCAGCAAAG GTTCGTCCAAGCAGAGACACGCTGCCACCCCTTCCAGCCCCTGCAGTCCAGGGGGGGTACGTCCCGGCCCGGGTCCCGGGGATGCAGAGGCCTTGCCCCCCTTCCACCTGTGCCAGCCCCTGGAGTGTATcgtggaggagacagaggggaagctTAATGAGCTGGGCCAGAGGATCTCAGCCATAGAGAAGGCACAGCTGCAGTCTCTGGAACTCATCCAGGGAGAGCCGCTCACCAAAGACAAGATTGAAGAGCTGAAGAAGAGCCGGGAGGAGCAG gtccagaagaagaagaagatcctGAAGGAGCTGCAGAAGGTGGAGCGCCAGCTGCAGTTGAAGACCCAGCAGCAGTTCACCAAAGAGTACATGGAGGCCAAGGGCCTGAAGGAAGAGCAGGAGGCAGGCCAGGGCCCGGGACCAGGGCCGGGGGAAGGGGCCAACACTACCATGCCTGGGGTCCTCACAGCAACACCAGGGGTTAACACGCGCACACAGCCCGGGTCGGACACAGGGTCtgacgaggagaacagagaggaggaggaggaggaggaagaagaagaggatgatgaggag GATGACGaagatgaggaggatgatgatgatgatgacgacgaCGATGAGGTGGAAGATTACGCTAAACTACCCCAGGTGGACACCATCCTCTACAGGGATGGACAGCAGCCCCCCCTGCCCCCCTCGCCCTCACCCCATCCCCTATGCTCCCCCCACTCccatctccacccccctcccccccccctccagactGCCTTCGTACCCATCCAGCCCCTACCTGAGTACAGCCCGTGCCCAGCTGACTACCCCTGCCCTGGCAGTACCAGCCCTGAGCTGCAGAGGGTACTGGTGGGCCAGCAGATGCTGGGTcaaggtcaggggttaggatcaGGGATGGTAGGGCAGCAGGCCCCAGACGGACTCATGGTGGCTTCGCCCGCTCAGACGCTTACAGACACGCTGGATGACATCATGGCAG CGGTGGGCAGCAGAGTACCCATGTTGAACACTACAACGTCTCCAACCCCCCTGTCTGACCCCCTGTCACAGACCCCCTCCAATATGGGCTCACCCCCCTCCCCActgcccctctacccctctgtgGACATCGACGCACAC ACGGAGAGTAACCATGACACTGCGCTGACGCTGGCATGTGCCGGAGGACACGAGGAGCTGGTGTCTGTTCTCATCGCACGAGGAGCCAACATCGAGCATCGCGACAAGAAGG gcttCACCCCTCTGATCCTGGCTGCGACAGCGGGCCACGTAGGGGTGGTGGAGCTCCTTCTGGATAAAGGGGGTGACATAGAGGCCCAGTCGGAGAGAACCAAAGACACGCCCCTCTCCCTGGCCTGCTCAGGGGGACGACAAGAG gtGGTGGAGCTGTTGCTGTTGCGAGGAGCCAACAAAGAGCATCGTAACGTGTCAGACTACACCCCTTTGAGCCTGGCGGCGTCTGGAGGCTACGTCAACATCATCAAGATCCTCCTCAACGCCGGCTCAGAGATCAACTCCAG GACGGGCAGTAAGCTGGGTATCTCTCCCCTGATGCTGGCAGCGATGAATGGTCACGTCCCTGCGGTCAAGCTGCTGCTGGACATGGGCTCCGACATCAACGCTCAGATCGAGACTAACAGGAACACGGCTCTGACTCTGGCCTGCTTCCAGGGCCGGGCTGAGGTGGTCAGTCTGCTGCTGGACCGCAAGGCCAACGTAGAGCACAGAGCCAAG ACTGGTCTGACCCCTCTAATGGAGGCAGCGTCGGGGGGCTATGCTGAGGTGGGCCGGGTGCTGCTGGATAAAGGGGCTGACGTCAACGCCCCTCCTGTCCCCTCGTCCCGAGACACAGCCCTCACCATCGCTGCAGACAAGGGCCACTACAAGTTCTGTGAGCTACTCATCAACAG GGGGGCTCACATTGATGTTCGCAACAAGAAGGGGAACACACCTCTGTGGCTGGCGGCCAACGGCGGCCATTTTGACGTGGTTCAGCTGCTGGTGCAGGCTGGGGCCGACGTAGACGCTGCAGACAACCGCAAGATCACACCGCTCATGGCTGCCTTCCGTAAG GGTCATGTAAAGGTGGTTCAGTACCTGGTAAAGGAGGTCAACCAGTTCCCCTCAGACATTGAGTGTATGAGATACATCGCCACCATCGCTGACAAG gagTTGTTGAAGAAGTGCCATCAGTGCATGGAGACCATCGTCAAAGCCAAAGACCAGCAGGCTGCTGAAGCCAACAAGAACGCCAGCATTCTCCTCAAGGAGCTCGACCTGGAGAAGTCCAGAGAGGAGAGCAAGAAGCAGGCCCTGGCCGCCAAGAGAGAGAAACGCAAGGAGAAAcgcaagaagaagaaggaggagcagaagaaaaagcaggaggaggaggaagaggaggaggaggagcaggagcagaAGACAAacaaggaggagggggaggaggactaTGAGATGCAGAAGCAGGATGACTCCGCTGAGG aaGTGGACCCCCCCATCGACCCCCCCAGTGCGACCACTACCACCACAATCGGTATTCCCGCCACCTCGCCCTCTTTCAGCTCTGTGTTCGGCAAGAGGGCCAGTGTTGCCACGACGACCAGCACCAACCGCAAGAGCAAGAAGAACAAGACCAAGGACTCCTCCCCCAGCGAACCAATCATACGGCAGGACCCACAG gtggtgctgGCACAGCACAAGGCAAACAAGATCCATGGCGACCTGCGGGGCGGGGCTGGGGGTGCAGGGGGCACCAGCGACTCAGACCCCCTGGACAGCACCGACTGTGCCAgtgagagtagcagcagtgggggCAAGAGCCAGGAGCTCAACTTCCTCCctgacctctcctcttcctcctcttcctcttcatcctcttcGTCCTCGGGCCCCTCTCACAGCCTGCAACCAGGCCCAGAGAAGAGACACTGTCATACGCTACACCCAGTCACCGTCTCCATTTCCAAACCTACACAGAA agcTGCAGACATGAGTGAGTTGACCCCCAGCAGCTCTGTACCGTCCCAGTTTAAGACCATGTCTCTCCCCGTCACATCCTCCAACAGCAAGAGCCTCACCAGCCCCAAgaggggacagaagagagaggagggttggaaGGAGGTGGTGAGACG GTCCAAGAAGCTGTCGGTCCCGGCCTCGGTGGTGTCGAGGATCATGGGTCGAGGAGGCTGCAACATCACAGCTATACAGGACGTGACGGGAGCACACATCGACGTGGACAAACAGAAAGACAAGAACGGAGAGAGAATGATCACCATCAG AGGTGGCACAGAGTCAACACGCCACGCAGTCCAGCTGATCAACTCTCTGATCCAGGACCCAGCCAAGGAACTAGAGGACCTGATCCCCAGGAACCACATCAGGGCCCCGGGCTCCAAGACCACCTCAGCCCCATTCCCCACCCCCACTGGAGCTAACCTTAACCTCACCATCGGTgccaaggccctgggctccctggTCACGTCCTCTGGGGTCTCCTTCCAGTCCTCTTCCTCTCAGACAGGGGGTAAGATGGGTAAGGGTCTGTCTGGGGTGAGGCAGCCCttccctgtgtctctccccctGGCCTACGCCCATCCCCAGCTGGCCCTCCTGGCAGCCCAGACCATGCATCAGATCAGGCTCCCCAGGCTGCCCATGGCCCAGTTTGGTGGGACCTTCTCCCCTGCCGCCAGCACCTGGGGCCCGTTCCCGGTGCGGCCTCTGAGTCCCAGTAGCGCCAACAGCTCCCCCAAACACaacggtggtagtagtggtaacaaCCAGACCAGATCCAACTTGTCTAGTCATAATGAGCACAATAACACATCATCCACgggctcctctgtctccagtcctAGTGCCTCTAACAGTCAGACCACTACGACTACAGGGTCACCCCACACCCCTAACCACCCTCATGGGGCCCAGGCCCAACCCAGTGCCCCCACCCCTTCCTCAGTCAGGAAACAGCTGTTCACCtctgaccccaagcacacagggATCAACTCTGTCTCCATGGTTACTGCCACCACTGTCAGTAGTCACTCAGTAAGAGGTACAGTGTCTCCCGCCCACCAACACACGGGCTTAATGGCTACGTATGCCCCTAACACTCCTCATCCCCAGGTTGCACCCATCTCTCAGCCCCCCAAGTCACCTCCCAGCGCCCCCACTGCTCCCCCAGGCAAGGAGAAGctgaccccctccctctctcaggaggGCCAGCACGTCTCAGTCAACAATGTGGTTAGTTCAGGTGGTTTCACCGCCCCAGCCATGGCTGCCCCCTCCAAACCTGAGCCCcgccagcagcagcaacaaccccctcctcccctaacctccaccacctcatcagacccccctccacctctccagtCCAGCTCCcacctccccccatcctcctccgcCCCCTCACACAAACACCCCAACAGCACCGTACCCCACTTCTCGGCTCCCGCTCCCCGCATCTCACACCGCATGCAGCCCCCGACAGGGCCCTACTACCAACACCCcaaccagcagcagcaacaaccgTTCCTACCCCACAACACACAGCAACAACATGAGCACCCCAAACAGAAGCTGCCCCAGCCCCCCTCCATGCCCCCTCAGCCCCAGTCCTCCATGGGTCTGATGAACGGCTCTCCAATGCAGCAGCAGGTCCATGGTGGGGCCAAGCCCCAGCAGATGCCCCCTAACTTCGGCCCTGCAGCCCTCTTCAACCATTTCAGCAGCATGTTCGACAACAACAACCAG GTGGGTAACAACCAGGTATGGGGTGCGTGCCACCTCCCTGCCCGCTCCCCTCCTGAGCAGCAGTATTCTGCCCCTCCCGCCTACATGGGCCAGATGGAAGGCATGATGGCCCCTCCTCCAGACAGCTCCAAGGCCCCTGGGTACCGCTCTGCCTCACAGAGGATGGTCAACAGTCCTATTG CTTTGACCAGCTATGCTACCAGTATGTCTGGTAGTCCAGTCTATCTACACGGGCCAGCAGCTGTGGGCACCCCCTCCTTCAGCAGACAGCACTTCTCCCCTCACCCCTGGAGCGCTGCCACATCAG GCGAGTCCCAGGCGGTGCCCCCTCCCTCCACGGTGCCATCGTCTGGCCCCGTGGCCCCCCCTCCCCACCAGGCCAAGCAGGGCAGCAGCCAGCAGGACAGGAAGGTGCCTCCTCCCATCGGGACAGAGAGGCTGGCGAGGATCAGACAGACCACCGTCAACCCTCCTCTCCTACAGACCTCCTACACCGCTCCTGTAGGACAGGGAGGCATCTGGTCCTTCGGAGTTGGCAGCGCCTCGG AAGCCATGTCAGGTTGGTCTCAGCCCCTGATGGGCAGTCACGTGATCCACCCTGGGCTGCAGGCGGACCACACCTTTTCCCAGTACCAGCCCATGGAGCAGGACGACACCGGCATCTCTAACCCCGCTAACTACCACCAGCAACACATCAACCACCCCAACAACTACATGGACTTccccaag GGTATGGCCATGTCGATGTATGGAGGGACCATGCTGCCCCCCAACCCCCCTATGGGAGAGGGTCCAGGGGGTGCGATGTTCAACGGACTACACGCTGCCGACCCTGCATGGAGCCCCATCATCAAGGTGGTCCCCAACAACGCAGACAACACAGACCCACAGCAG GTGTGGCCTGGGACCTGGCCTCCTCATGTACACCTGAACCACGTCAACTAG